One Calonectris borealis chromosome 16, bCalBor7.hap1.2, whole genome shotgun sequence DNA window includes the following coding sequences:
- the TNRC6A gene encoding trinucleotide repeat-containing gene 6A protein isoform X4, giving the protein MLGEAATRKCCSGRGFPSCAAGPDPAGLGGRKWRRCCSSSCRALPLRSAGPRPPRAAAPAPGPGRSHAGPDSEHFTYMRELEAKATKEVERKLSRAFLPHLCGTERRDLVQEEEEQLMEERKKRKDDKKKKEAAQKKAIEQKIKVPEQTKTSVSQPQPVTSNGTSTVTSTNNNAKRATANSQQQQTLPRYPPREVPPRFRHQEQKQLLKRGQQLPVIAANLGSTPKVLNGQSGGSTVTNKQPVTNGEVPNSSKKQPDLNHSGLGSHYENSHWGPVSSNSDSSTNWDKVIVDGSDKEAWPSITGSDPELTSECMDTDSASSSGSERNLVIMASGSTGGENDGIRNGIGHGSQNKFVVGSNSNNVGNGSINGPWGLSHGTIISTCQVSVDAPDSKSESSNNRMNAWGTINSSSNGGLNPSTLNSNGNHGAWPVLENNGHALKGSVGSGNPGTNIQCSTIGQISNSQSINSKVGGSAHGSWGSLQENCDSEVNGTRKISFSGQPQNLNTEMNGPNNTTNFMTSSLPNSAGSVQINELPNNTGHGAWRVSTMNHSQIQASPVTNGTSISHLSNGETKNGGSYGTTWGAYGSNYSGDKCSGANSQANGDTVNATLMQPGISGPGSTNFQINGNKGGGVWEAGTVNSQSMPWGSGNGASAGGSRRGWGNPAQNTGTNISNGEWSKLPSNQHSNESVNGNSRKFTNGWKSTEEDDLNSQSSAASQIAEQNSAWAKTGTGDSEGSSESTGCHEDRVTTEGQNRERRKVDQHALLQSIVNRTDLDPRVLSNSGWGQTPIKQNTAWDTETSPRGERKTDNGTEAWGGSVTQTSSSGGCVDRPSPNNNDTSSVSGWGDPKSATRWGDSKGSNSQGGWEEDSAATVVVKSNQSWGSGKEEKSSWNDAQKIKQGWVDGQKASQGWAVSAGDSWGENSRSNHWGEAKKSSSGGSDSDRSVSGWNEPGKSNSVTWGGNNTNPNNSSGWDEPAKSNQNQGWGDPPKSNQPQGWGDSSKPINSPEWNKQDVGSWGAPSATSKPPGSGWLGGPMPAPAKEEEPTGWEEPSPESIRRKMEIDDGTSAWGDPSKYNYKNVNMWNKNVPNSSSSSDQQAQVHQQLLSSSAMSSKESSSGSGWGEPSTPATTVDNGTSAWGKPMDTGTSWGEPISDAAGTSGWGNASLSQQASNKPGPKSMQDSWCGDDMPLTGSRQTSWEEEEDVEIGMWNSSSSQEANPSLNWPPYMKKMPTKGIMKGGNKQDETWINPFIKQFTNLSFSRESPEETIQSNKMDMSGGLLQDKRMEMDKHGLSVGDYNRVVGKGPGSRPQISKESSMDRGPYFDKNGNPSMFGVGNIAAQPRSMQQPPAQPLNSSQPNPRAQVPPPLLSPQVPVSLLKYAPNNGGLSPLFGPQQVAMLNQLSQLNQLSQISQLQRLLAQQQKAQNQRSMPSGGRQQQEQQGRSLSMQQQMMQQSRQLDPNLLMKQQTPPSQQQSLHQPTMKSFLENVIPHATPELQKGPSPINAFSSFPIGMNSNLNVNMDMNSIKEPQSRLRKWTTVDSISVNTSLEQNSSKHGAISSGFRLEESPFVPYDFMNSSNSPASPPGSIGDGWPRAKSPNGSSSVNWPPEFRPGEPWKGYPNIDPETDPYVTPGSVINNLSINTVREVDHLRDRNSGSSSSLNTTLPSTSAWSSIRASNYNVSLSSTAQSTSVARNSDSKSTWSPGSVTNTSLAHELWKVPLPPKSITAPSRPPPGLTGQKPPLSTWDNSLRLGGGWGNSDARYTPGSSWGESSSGRITNWLVLKNLTPQIDGSTLRTLCMQHGPLITFHLNLPHGNALVRYSSKEEVVKAQKSLHMCVLGNTTILAEFASEEEISRFFAQGQSLTPSPGWQSLGSSQNRLGSIDGSHSFSNRNDLNHWNGAGLSGTSSGDLHGTSLWGSPNYSTSLWGTPSSNDTRGISSPSPINAFLSVDHLGGGGESM; this is encoded by the exons GGATTTAgtgcaagaagaggaagaacagttgatggaagaaaggaaaaagagaaaagacgacaagaagaagaaggaagctgCTCAAAAAAAG GCCATTGAACAAAAAATCAAAG TGCCAGAACAAACAAAGACAAGTGTAAGCCAGCCTCAGCCTGTCACCTCTAACGGCACTTCCACAGTAACCAGCACTAATAATAATGCCAAGCGGGCCACAGCCAACAGTCAGCAGCAGCAGACCTTGCCTCGATACCCTCCTCGTGAAGTACCACCGCGATTTCGACACCAGGAACAGAAACAGCTTCTGAAACGAGGTCAGCAGTTACCAGTTATAGCTGCAAACCTGGGATCTACTCCTAAAGTATTAAACGGCCAGTCAGGAGGCAGCACTGTCACAAATAAGCAGCCAGTGACCAACGGAGAAGTGCCgaacagcagcaaaaaacagCCAG ATCTGAACCACAGTGGTCTAGGATCCCACTATGAAAATTCTCACTGGGGACCAGTCTCTTCAAATAGTGACTCCAGCACAAACTGGGATAAAGTTATTGTAGACGGCTCTGACAAAGAAGCATGGCCATCAATCACTGGCAGTGACCCAGAGTTGACATCAGAATGTATGGACACTGACTCTGCCTCTAGCTCTGGGTCAGAGAGAAACCTTGTTATAATGGCTTCAGGGAGCACAGGTGGTGAAAATGATGGCATTCGAAATGGCATTGGACATGGTTCTCAAAATAAGTTTGTGGTTGGTAGCAACAGCAATAATGTGGGCAATGGAAGTATTAATGGGCCGTGGGGTTTATCCCATGGAACCATAATAAGCACATGTCAAGTTTCTGTGGATGCTCCTGACAGCAAATCTGAAAGTAGCAACAATAGAATGAATGCTTGGGGCACCATAAACTCTTCATCAAATGGAGGGTTAAATCCAAGCACTTTGAATTCAAATGGCAACCATGGTGCCTGGCCTGTATTGGAGAACAATGGACATGCCCTGAAAGGGTCTGTAGGGAGTGGTAATCCTGGCACAAATATTCAGTGCAGTACCATAGGTCAGATATCTAATAGTCAGAGTATTAACTCTAAAGTGGGTGGTTCAGCCCATGGTTCCTGGGGAAGCCTTCAGGAAAATTGTGATTCTGAAGTAAATGGTACAAGGAAGATTTCATTCAGTGGGCAACCTCAAAACCTTAACACTGAAATGAATGGACCAAATAACACTACTAACTTTATGACCTCTAGTTTACCAAACTCTGCTGGTTCAGTGCAGATTAACGAACTGCCTAATAATACAGGGCATGGGGCCTGGCGTGTGAGCACAATGAATCATTCTCAGATTCAGGCCTCTCCAGTTACAAATGGCACTTCCATTTCTCATCTTAGCAATGGTGAGACGAAAAATGGTGGATCTTATGGTACTACATGGGGTGCCTATGGTTCTAATTACTCTGGAGACAAATGTTCAGGCGCAAACAGCCAAGCTAATGGTGACACTGTGAATGCAACTCTAATGCAGCCAGGCATTAGCGGGCCTGGCAGCACTAACTTTCAAATCAATGGGAATAAAGGAGGAGGGGTATGGGAGGCAGGGACAGTCAACTCCCAGAGTATGCCATGGGGAAGTGGAAACGGTGCAAGTGCTGGCGGGAGTAGAAGAGGATGGGGCAACCCTGCACAAAACACTGGCACTAACATTTCAAATGGGGAATGGAGTAAACTGCCTAGTAATCAGCATTCCAATGAAAGTGTGAATGGAAACAGCAGGAAGTTCACAAATGGATGGAAATCTACTGAGGAGGATGACCTTAACAGCCAGAGTTCTGCTGCTTCTCAGATAGCTGAGCAGAACAGCGCATGGGCCAAAACAGGTACGGGGGACAGTGAAGGTAGTTCGGAGAGCACTGGATGTCATGAAGACAGAGTAACTACAGAAGGACAGAATCGAGAGAGAAGGAAAGTTGACCAGCACGCATTACTCCAAAGTATAGTGAACAGAACTGACTTAGATCCACGTGTCCTTTCCAACTCTGGTTGGGGACAGACTCCAATCAAACAGAACACTGCCTGGGATACCGAAACATCACCAAGGGGTGAAAGAAAAACTGACAATGGGACAGAGGCCTGGGGAGGCTCTGTGACACagacttccagctcagggggatgTGTGGATAGACCTAGCCCTAATAATAATGATACCTCATCTGTATCAGGGTGGGGAGATCCAAAGTCTGCTACAAGGTGGGGAGACTCCAAAGGGTCAAACAGCCAAGGGGGGTGGGAAGAAGATTCTGCTGCTACAGTAGTGGTCAAGAGCAATCAATCTTGGGGAAGTGGCAAAGAGGAAAAGTCATCTTGGAATGACGCACAGAAGATCAAACAGGGATGGGTAGATGGACAAAAGGCCAGCCAGGGTTGGGCAGTTTCTGCCGGTGACAGCTGGGGGGAAAATTCAAGAAGTAACCATTGGGGTGAGGCTAAGAAATCCAGTTCAGGAGGTAGCGACAGTGACAGATCAGTGTCTGGTTGGAATGAGCCAGGTAAATCAAATTCTGTTACTTGGGGAGGTAATAATACAAACCCAAATAATTCTTCGGGATGGGATGAGCCTGCAAAGTCTAATCAGAACCAAGGCTGGGGAGACCCTCCTAAATCCAATCAGCCTCAAGGTTGGGGGGATTCATCAAAGCCAATCAACTCTCCAGAATGGAACAAACAAGATGTTGGCTCTTGGGGAGCACCATCTGCCACAAGCAAACCCCCAGGGTCAGGCTGGCTGGGTGGACCGATGCCGGCACCAGCAAAGGAGGAAGAACCCACTGGCTGGGAGGAGCCATCTCCTGAATCAATACGCCGCAAAATGGAAATTGATGATGGAACTTCTGCTTGGGGTGATCCAAGCAAATACAACTACAAAAATGTGAATATGTGGAATAAAAATGTCCCAAACAGTAGCAGCAGTTCAGACCAGCAAGCACAGGTACATCAGCAGCTACTGTCTTCAAGTGCCATGTCTAGCAAGGAGAGCAGTTCGGGTTCTG GTTGGGGAGAGCCTTCTACTCCAGCCACTACTGTAGATAATGGAACTTCAGCGTGGGGTAAACCCATGGATACTGGTACTAGCTGGGGAGAACCCATCAGCGATGCAGCAGGCACCTCTGGCTGGGGAAACGCTTCTCTTAGTCAACAGGCTTCAAATAAACCTG GGCCTAAATCTATGCAAGATAGTTGGTGTGGAGATGATATGCCATTGACAGGCAGTCGTCAGACcagctgggaggaagaggaggatgtaGAGATTGGAATGTGGAACAGCAGTTCTTCACAAGAAGCTAACCCATCTTTAAATTGGCCACCATATATGAAAAAAATGCCCACAAAG gGAATAATGAAAGGTGGAAATAAGCAAGATGAAACATGGATCAATCCATTCATTAAGCAATTCACAAATCTCAGTTTTTCA AGAGAATCACCAGAAGAAACCATACAGAGCAATAAGATGGACATGTCTGGAG GGTTATTGCAAGATAAGCGAATGGAGATGGATAAGCATGGCCTCAGTGTTGGAGATTACAATCGTGTGGTTGGAAAAGGCCCTGGTTCTCGTCCTCAAATTTCCAAAGAGTCTTCCATGGATCGCGGTCCTTACTTTGATAAG AATGGCAATCCCAGTATGTTTGGTGTTGGTAATATAGCAGCACAGCCCAGGAGCATgcagcagcctccagcacaaCCTCTTAATTCATCTCAGCCTAATCCACGTGCTCAAGTGCCTCCTCCATTACTGTCCCCTCAG GTTCCGGTATCATTACTGAAGTATGCACCAAACAACGGTGGCCTGAGCCCACTTTTTGGCCCACAACAGGTAGCCATGTTGAATCAACTGTCCCAGTTAAACCAGCTTTCTCAGATCTCCCAGTTACAG CGGTTGTTGGCTCAGCAGCAAAAAGCGCAGAATCAAAGAAGCATGCCTTCTGGTGGTCGTcaacagcaggagcagcag GGTCGATCTCTTAGTATGCAGCAACAGATGATGCAACAGTCCCGTCAGCTTGATCCAAACCTGTTAATGAAGCAGCAAACTCCACCCTCTCAACAGCAGTCACTCCATCAACCCACCATGAAATCTTTCCTTGAGAATGTCATACCCCATGCTACTCCTGAGCTACAAAAAGGGCCATCACCAATAAATGCATTCAGCAGCTTCCCTATAG GAATGAACTCAAACTTGAATGTAAACATGGATATGAACAGTATTAAAGAGCCACAATCTCGATTGAGGAAATGGACTACAGTAGACAGCATTTCTGTGAACACATCGTTAGAGCAAAACTCCAGCAAACATG gtGCTATTTCAAGTGGTTTTAGGCTGGAAGAGTCTCCATTTGTTCCATATGACTTTATGAACAGCAGTAATTCACCAGCCAGTCCTCCTGGATCTATTGGGGATGGCTGGCCCCGTGCCAAATCGCCTAATGGCTCTAGCAGTGTTAACTGGCCACCAG AGTTTCGTCCTGGTGAGCCATGGAAAGGTTATCCAAACATCGACCCTGAAACTGACCCTTACGTCACTCCTGGCAGTGTCATAAACAATCTTTCAATTAATACTGTGCGGGAAGTTGACCACCTCAGGGACAGGAACAGTG GGTCATCCTCATCTTTGAACACCACGCTGCCTTCAACTAGTGCCTGGTCATCCATTCGTGCCTCCAACTACAATGTTTCCCTCAGCAGTACAGCACAAAGCACTTCAG TAGCCAGAAACAGTGATTCCAAATCAACATGGTCTCCTGGATCAGTCACTAACACCTCTCTGGCTCATGAGCTGTGGAAGGTCCCTTTGCCACCTAAAAGCATCACTGCTCCGTCCCGCCCGCCTCCAGGGCTAACAGGCCAGAAACCACCGTTGTCCACTTGGGATAATTCCCTTCGTTTGGGTGGAGGATGGGGAAATTCTGATGCCAGATATACCCCTG GTTCAAGCTGGGGTGAGAGCAGCTCAGGGAGAATAACAAATTGGCTTGTTCTAAAAAACCTTACACCTCAG ATTGATGGCTCAACCCTGCGTACTCTGTGCATGCAGCACGGTCCACTAATAACATTCCACCTTAACCTCCCACATGGTAATGCTTTGGTCCGTTACAGTTCAAAAGAAGAGGTAGTGAAGGCACAAAAATCTCTGCACAT GTGTGTATTAGGGAACACTACTATTCTTGCTGAGTTTGCCAGTGAAGAGGAGATTAGTCGCTTCTTTGCACAAGGCCAGTCTCTGACTCCGTCTCCTGGCTGGCAATCTCTCGGATCCAGCCAGAACCGACTTGGATCCATTGACGGTTCCCATTCGTTCTCAAACCGTAATGATCTAAATCACTGGAATGGTGCTGGGCTGTCGGGAACTAGCAGTGGAGACCTTCATGGCACTTCACTTTGGGGGAGCCCCAACTATTCCACGAGCCTGTGGGGCACCCCGAGCAGCAATGACACCAGGGGAATTAGCAGCCCATCCCCCATCAACGCTTTCCTTTCTGTTGACCACCTAGGTGGAGGTGGAGAGTCCATGTAA